GAGCTGTTCAGTGCGCAGCGAGACTATTTCGAAGCGCTTCCCGTCTCCTCTCTGGGGTCGCGGGCCGGGGTGAACAACTCGTGGTGGCGGGAGATGCTGGAGCATCCCACGCTCGACGACTTCTGGAAGCGCGGACAGTACGACCACTACCGGGCGATGAAGGTAGCCGCCTTGAATGTCACCGGATGGTGGGACATGAACTTCCCGGGTGCGCCGCTCAACTTCGAGGCCATGCGACGTGACGCCGCAACGGCGGAGATCCGGGCGGGGCAGAAGCTCGTCATCGGTCCGTGGCCGCACCACATCAATCAGACGCGAGTGCTGTCGGGGGTCGACTTCGGCGAAGACGCCGTGGTGGACCTGGACGGCTACATCATCAGGTTCTTCGATCGCTACCTGAAAGGCGTCGAGAACTCGATCGACGACGAGTTGCCCGTGCACGTGTTCGTCGTCGGCGCGAACGAATGGTGGGCAGAAGAGGACTGGCCGCTGCCGGACACGGAGGAGATCGCGTACTACCTCCACTCGGGCGGTCGGGCCAACACGCTCAACGGAGACGGATGGCTGTCGACGGAGCCGCCTTCGTCGGCCGAGCCGGCCGACGAGTACATCTACGATCCTACCGACCCGGTCCGCGTGACGTGGCAGCTCGAGGAGGGCCCGGTCGACGACCGCGCGTCCACGACTCGCGACGGCGTGCTGTGTTACACGACCGAGCCTCTCGCCGAGCCGCTCGACGTCGTCGGTTGGGTGCGGTGTCACCTGGTGGCGAGCTCGTCGGCGCCGGACACCGACTGGCATGTACGCCTCGTGGACGTCCATCCCGACGGCAGCGCCCGCTTCCTGTGCCACGGGGCGCTGCGTGCCCGCTTCCGTGAGTCGTTCGAAGAGCCGACCTTGCTCACGCCGGGCGAGCCGACGACGTTCGAGTTCACGATGGATGCGGTCGGCGTGCGCTTCCTGCCCGGTCACAGGATCCGGATCGAGGTGGGTAGCTCATGGTTCACCCAGTACGACCGCAACATGAACGGCGGGGCGGTGAACCCGTTCCAGGAGAGCGAGCCGCGCACGGCGGTCCAGCGGATCTATCACCAGCCACAGCTCGCCTCGCACGTCGTGTTGCCGGTGATCCAGCGCCGGCAGCGACGGCAGTGACGCGACGTCGGTCTGCGCGCTGAACGCCGCTGCGCACACCAGAGGCCAGGGCGGCCCCCAACCGGGGCCGCCCTGGCCTCTTTCTCGACGAGCGGAGTGGTTGCCGGTCAGTCCCCCAGGCCCAGCGCTCGCAACGCGGCAGGGCCGAGACGACGACCGAGAGGGCCGCTGAACCACGCGTCGGCCTGGGACTCGGCCACGGCAGCAATGTGCCGGTCGTTCGTCCACGGCGTCACCCGGAGCTTCCTCCTCCTGTCCGAAGCCACCGGCAGTGGCGGAGTGACGGGCCTGCCGTGCCTGGCATTGGGCTTGAGTCGTGCCCAGTGCTCGTAGGTGACGTCTTCGTGGGGGAGCGGACGTCCTTGCACGATGGTGATCCTCCGGGGGCGCCTGCTCGTCGTGAAGAACGAGAGGACGGCATCGTCGAGCTTCGGCACGCCGTAGGGGAAGAGCGCATGGCTTCCCTCGTTGTCGACGGCGATCAACGACGTGTTGGGAAGCCGCGTGCCGGCCCGGTACCCGCCCTCCCAGGGTGTGGCGGAGTCGAGCTCACTCTGCACCACGACGGTCTCGGGATAGTCCCGTGGCGCGGCTGGCTTCCGCACGTCGGTCTCCCACCACCCACAGGCAGGCGCGCCCAGCGCGCCGATGGCGGCGAGGAACGGGGCCTTCGCTGTCATCTTTCGCTCGTGGTTCTGCCAGTACCGGAGACCTTGGGTCCACTGACCGTCGTTGCACAGGATGTAGTCGTAGACGAGGGTGTTGGTCTCGGTGACGGGACCCGTGGGTGTCCGTCCGTCGACCTTCTTCGGCAGTAGGCGTGCTGTGGAGACGCTTCGGCGGCGTTGCTCGGGCACGGTCGTGGTGCTGGCAAGGTGCATCAAGGAGGCCCGAGCTCGCTCGACCCCGTGCAGTCCCGCCAGGTGGTTCGATTCGGCCATCGCGATCACCGACCGCACGCTTGCGGCCGCATGGGGATAGTAGGCGTTGACATAGAACGCCAGGAACCCGGAGGCGTTGGACAACGTCCACTGCACTCCGGACGCGATCAACCCGATCTTGGCGACCGCGTGTTCGTAGCGCTGCAGGATCGCGTCGGAGTCCGTGCCGAGACCGTAGGTGTCGTCGTGGCGAGCGATCCACGGGATGATGCGCGCCTCGAACTGACGCTGGAACGCGATCGGCTGAAGCACGGTCCAGTTGTCCTCGAGGCTCGACCTGGTGGCGTCGATCGCGGAGTCGAGCAGGAACTTGCCGCCATGGGCGGGTCCGAACACTCGCGCGTACCAGTCCCCGAGCCAGGTGCCGTACGAGTAGCCGATGTAGTCGAGCTTGGGTACTCCGAGCAGATGCCGGATGAAGTCCATGTCGTAGGCGGTCTGCTCGGTGGTGATGGTCCGTACGTCGGGGTCCTGAGAGCAGGTCTCGCCCCTCGCCTGGGCCGCGGCGTGGGGGCCGTCGGCCGGATCGTAGGTGTAGGTGCACGGCACGGCGCTGCTCTGGCCCACTCCGCGAGGGTCGAAGCCGACGAAGTTGTGGCTTCCCCGCAACTGGGGACTTCGCGTGGCAAGGACCGTGCTCATGTCGAGTCCAGGGACGGTCGGCCCACCGGGATTGCCGAAGATCGTTCCCCGATATGCGGGGTCATCGATGTCGACGGTGCTGAGCTGGGAGACCGCGATGCTCCAGGTCAGGCCGTTGTCCGGGTCATGCCAGTCACGCGGCACCACCACCGTCGTACAGTCCGCGCTGGCGTCGAAAGCGCACGGGGACCACTCGAGCTGTTGGTCGGCGAGTGCCCCGGCGAGCGCGGCAGTATCGGGAACGACGGTCTTCGGCCTCGCGGGACGTGGCTGCTCGGCCTGGCTTCCCGCGACGGGCAGGCCGGCGACGATGACTGCGGCTGCACTCACCGATGCCGCTCCGCGAACAACATGGCGGCATCGCCGCCTACGACGAGTTCTCGGTTTCACCTTGTTCCTCCTCGAGATGCGCTCCTCGCGCTCGGCGGGAGCAGATCGGGCTGGGCGATGATGCGCCCCGCATGCCCGGCCCAGGCCGCTCGCGACGGCCTGCCGCCGGCACCGGGGATCTGATGCCGCGGCCGGACCAGGAGTGAGCCTCCTCTCGTTCGCGTGGCCCGCGGCGAACTCAGCAGACCACGCCGTGCGGGACTCGCGCGCCGTGCATTTGTCGCAATCCGGAGTCGCGGATTACGACAGTGCGTTCCTGGCGGATGCTGTCCGTGGGGGAGGGGTCAGGTCGCCCGATCGTCGACCACGAGCACGGTCGTGGTCGGTGCCGATGAGTCTTCAACCTCGCGCGGGCTGCAGGCCGATATAGCGGGACAGCCAGGTGAGGAGGTGCGTCAGGAAGTCCGTGGAGTCCGGGAACCCGGAGACGCCGTGGCCCTGTCGTGGATACAGGACGAGCTCGGTGGGCACGCCCCTCCGGCGAAGTGCTTGGTGGAACATCACGGCCTGATCCGGCGGCGTGGTCCTGTCGAGCAGCCCGGCCGTCAACAGCGTCGGTGTCGTGGCGCCGTTGATGTGCGTCAATGGACTACGACTCCAGTACTCGCCGCCGGGGGCGGCGACAGCGTCCTGAAGGAAGAGCTCGTCGAACTCGGGGATGTTCGATGTGTAGTGCTGACTGACGCAGTCGACCACCGGCGAGGTCGGAATGGCCGCGGCGAACCTCGTGGACCTGGCAGCCAGCCAGGCGGACATCAGACCGCCGTAGCTGTTGCCGGTGACCGCCATGCGCGTGCCGTCGACGAGGCCTTCCTCGATGAGGCGATCGACACCGCTCATGAGGTCCTCGACGTCGAGGCCCACCATGTCGCCACGCACGCGGTCGATGAAGTCCTGACCGCGGCCGAGACTGCCCCGAGGGTTCACATGGAGGCTGGCGACTCCGAGCTCGGCCAGCAAGCCGGTGTACGGGTGACGCGTTCCGTGAGCCATCCCCCAGCGGTTGCGCCAGGCTGAGACCGGCCCGCCATGAACGTTGAGCAGGAGAGGGAAGGGGCCCTCCCCGGCAGGGAGGACGAGTATCCCCTCGATCGTCAGACCGTCCGGAGCCGGCCAGGAGAGGTTCCGCAGCCGTTGTCCGGCGGCGAGGTGGGCGTCTGCTCCGGGATGGCTCAGGTCGTAGACGGTGTGCACTCGGTCAGCCTGGATCCGCACCAGCCTGGGGTACCGGTGGAAGGACTCCGCGATCCCATAGATCCGGCCGTCGACGTCGACGCTGCCCTCAGGCGTCCACCCCGTGAGCGTCTCCGATCCGGACCAGAGGGGGCTGCACCTGCCGGTGGCGGCGTCGATCGTGCCCCCGACCGTGGTCAGTCCGCGCAGACCTACATAGCCCACCGCATCGCCCGCGCTACTCAGGCATGAGACGTCGACGTTCTCGGTGTCGAGTCGCGCACTCTCCCCCCATGGGTCCACGCGGATCACGTCGCCAGCAACCACGCCGCGGTCACTGCTGATGCTCTCGATGACCAGGAGGTGGCCGTCGACGCTGACGGGGCATGAGAGCTGCCGTCGGTCGACAGGCCGGTACCTCGCCTGGATGTCGCCGTTGTCGGTATCGATCACGGCGAGGTACGCGTCGTACCACGCCCCCTCGCCGGGACGGTCGGAGATCACCGCGACGACGCTGTCGTCGTCGATCCAGCTGGCCTCCCAGATGGTCCGGCCCTGGCCGTCCAGCGTCCGATACCGCCCTGTGGCCGTGTCGATGAGGACCAGTTCACGTGGTCGCTGGGCGCTGCCGAGGAAGGCCAGCGGGGCGGTGTCGGCGTAGCCGGTGGCGGTGGCGAGGTCGTAGTGATCTTCCTGTGCGGGCGCGACGACGGCGAGGAGGTGCCGGCCCGACCGCGCACCTGCCACGTTCTCGACCCGCCCGGGCAGTGACACTCGATGGGTTTGCCGGCCCTTCTCATCGCAGATCACGACCGAGGTGCCGGAACCCACGGCCAAGAAGTGACCCGCCCATGCGACGGATTGCGGCTCGAGGTCTACCAACCTCATGTCACCGCGGGACACGTCGATGAGGCAGAGGGCCGATCGGGCGGGCTCGGCAATGCCCGTCAGGATCGTCCCGATGCCCGCGACGGTCGCTCCGTCCGGGCTGACCCGAACGGAGCCGAGCCTGCTGACATGGCCGTAGGCGGGTGACTCGGTGCGATGAAGCCACTCCTCGACCAGTTCGCGGCAGGCATCGTAGTTCAGGACAGGCGGCATGGTCCCGACCGTAGAGAGAGGCGTGCGCGGCCGCCAGCCACACCTGACGTAGCCTCCCGTCGCCCGCCTCTACAACTGTCGAACCGGCTCAGGTGCTGTGCTCGGCTTGGGCCGGGGCATCGGCAGAAGGTGGCAAGCAGCCCGGTCCGAAGCGCCCCGTGAGAGTACGGTGCTCGCGTGGACTCCGAGCTCCAACAGATCGTCGACAGTCTGGGCCGTCGGCTTCGCCGTTCGGTGGCGATCGATGATCGAAACATCAGACTCCTGGCCTACACATCGCACCGGGCCGATGTCGATGACGCACGAACGGAATCGGTGATGCGGCGCGCCGTTCCGCAAGCCCTGGTGCGCCATGTCCACAGTGCTGGAGCGCACGAGGCCCAGGGATTCTTCACCGTTCCGTCGCTGCCCGAGCATGGCTTGTCGGTCGAGCGCATCGGGCTGCCTATCCGGCATGACCACGCGTTGCTCGGATTCCTCTGGCTCCTGGCATCGGATGGTCCCGTGACCGCGCAGGAGGCCGAGGCGGTCGAACAGGCTGCCCGTGCGGCCGCGCAGGTTCTCCATCGTGAGCAGTTCCTCGGCGAGTTGAGTCGGGGGCGCGAGCGGGAGCTGGTGCGTGACCTGCTCTCGCAGGAGCCCCGACTGCGTGGTGAGGCCTCGGACCGTCTCATCGACGAGGAACTCGTGGTGATCGGTCCCGTGGTGGTGCTCGTCGTCTCCGTGGGGCACCAGGACGGCGAGCCGCTCAGTGAACGAGACCGGCTTGCGGTGACGGTCGGATTGCTGCGTGGTCGCCAGCGGCTGCCTCCACGCACGGCCATCCAGCTGACGCGTCCCGACCATGGCATCTTGGTCATGATCCGTACCGGTGCCAGGCGGGAGGTGGACGCGGTCGCGGAGACCATCCATCGGGAGGTCTGTGTCGAGAGCGGCCGGGCGGCCGGAGAGTGGCAGGTGGGAATCGGCGGTGAACGCAGCGGGCTCCTGGACGCCCGTGCATCGTTCTCGGAGGCGAAGCGGGCCGCCGAGGTCGCCGGAGTGGTGAGGATCCTCGGGCCGATCGTGCGGTACTCCGGCCTCGGCGTCTACGGCCTGCTCGCCGAGCTGCCCCAGGACAGGCTGAGCCGCAGCATCCACCCCGGTGTGCTGAGGCTGATCGAGCACGACGCCGCCTCAGCCGACGACTCGCTGGTCAGCACCCTGGAGGCCTTCCTCGACAATGCGGGGAACGTGAAGCAGACCGCCGCGCAACTGTGCATCCATCGCGCCAGCGTCTATTACCGCCTCGAGCGGATCGCGAAGCTGGCCGACGTCGACCTGTCCAAAGGAGACGACCGGTTGGCTCTCCACATCGGTCTCAAGGTCTCCCAGCTGATCGGGCTGCGCTAGTGCCGCGTCTCAGAAGTTCTTGAACGCTTCGCGCCCAGTGCACGCACCCTGAGCACGCCGACCGACCAACAACTTCTGAGACACGACACGAGGAAGACCGTTGCTCGCCGCCGACTCGGCTGCTGTCGTGACAGAGGGCGAAGAGTCTGAACAGTCGTCGGTCCCGTCACGCCGGTGCGCCTGTCTAGCGTGACGGGTGTGACCGTAAAGAAGCTGCAACCATGAGCACAGGGCGGGACGTCATCGTCATCGGTGCGGGCGTGATCGGCTGTTCGATCGCCTACTCCTTCGCCAGGGCCGGCCGCGAGGTTCTCGTCATCGATCGAGCCAAAGGCCCTGGAATGGGATCCACGAGCGCGTCGTCGGCGGTGGTGCGCTTCAACTACTCGACGCACACCGGGGTGGCGGCTGCCTGGGAGTCCAGACAGGCTTGGTCGATGTGGGAGGACCACCTCGGTGGCACCGATGACGGCGCCCTTGCTCGGTTCCACCTGACCGGCGGATTGGTTCTGGACACGCCCGAGATCGACGCGGCGACG
This region of Nocardioides sp. L-11A genomic DNA includes:
- a CDS encoding CocE/NonD family hydrolase, coding for MTGAAAEFPVGRRAASRRDPSPVGEPIVEQNHRVPMRDGVELALDLVRPDIKGPLPVILTRTPYDKTMMRTASMAQCRRLAQAGYIVAFSDCRGRFNSDGEFFPYVNEHDDGFDTIEWIAQQDWCDGNVGMLGGSYNGQVQWQAASRVPPHLKAIVPLVSPPSSLWRNEPIFNGTLRMCMGEWMVGMGHRSWHDTSFAKELFSAQRDYFEALPVSSLGSRAGVNNSWWREMLEHPTLDDFWKRGQYDHYRAMKVAALNVTGWWDMNFPGAPLNFEAMRRDAATAEIRAGQKLVIGPWPHHINQTRVLSGVDFGEDAVVDLDGYIIRFFDRYLKGVENSIDDELPVHVFVVGANEWWAEEDWPLPDTEEIAYYLHSGGRANTLNGDGWLSTEPPSSAEPADEYIYDPTDPVRVTWQLEEGPVDDRASTTRDGVLCYTTEPLAEPLDVVGWVRCHLVASSSAPDTDWHVRLVDVHPDGSARFLCHGALRARFRESFEEPTLLTPGEPTTFEFTMDAVGVRFLPGHRIRIEVGSSWFTQYDRNMNGGAVNPFQESEPRTAVQRIYHQPQLASHVVLPVIQRRQRRQ
- a CDS encoding alpha/beta fold hydrolase, encoding MSAAAVIVAGLPVAGSQAEQPRPARPKTVVPDTAALAGALADQQLEWSPCAFDASADCTTVVVPRDWHDPDNGLTWSIAVSQLSTVDIDDPAYRGTIFGNPGGPTVPGLDMSTVLATRSPQLRGSHNFVGFDPRGVGQSSAVPCTYTYDPADGPHAAAQARGETCSQDPDVRTITTEQTAYDMDFIRHLLGVPKLDYIGYSYGTWLGDWYARVFGPAHGGKFLLDSAIDATRSSLEDNWTVLQPIAFQRQFEARIIPWIARHDDTYGLGTDSDAILQRYEHAVAKIGLIASGVQWTLSNASGFLAFYVNAYYPHAAASVRSVIAMAESNHLAGLHGVERARASLMHLASTTTVPEQRRRSVSTARLLPKKVDGRTPTGPVTETNTLVYDYILCNDGQWTQGLRYWQNHERKMTAKAPFLAAIGALGAPACGWWETDVRKPAAPRDYPETVVVQSELDSATPWEGGYRAGTRLPNTSLIAVDNEGSHALFPYGVPKLDDAVLSFFTTSRRPRRITIVQGRPLPHEDVTYEHWARLKPNARHGRPVTPPLPVASDRRRKLRVTPWTNDRHIAAVAESQADAWFSGPLGRRLGPAALRALGLGD
- a CDS encoding prolyl oligopeptidase family serine peptidase; translation: MPPVLNYDACRELVEEWLHRTESPAYGHVSRLGSVRVSPDGATVAGIGTILTGIAEPARSALCLIDVSRGDMRLVDLEPQSVAWAGHFLAVGSGTSVVICDEKGRQTHRVSLPGRVENVAGARSGRHLLAVVAPAQEDHYDLATATGYADTAPLAFLGSAQRPRELVLIDTATGRYRTLDGQGRTIWEASWIDDDSVVAVISDRPGEGAWYDAYLAVIDTDNGDIQARYRPVDRRQLSCPVSVDGHLLVIESISSDRGVVAGDVIRVDPWGESARLDTENVDVSCLSSAGDAVGYVGLRGLTTVGGTIDAATGRCSPLWSGSETLTGWTPEGSVDVDGRIYGIAESFHRYPRLVRIQADRVHTVYDLSHPGADAHLAAGQRLRNLSWPAPDGLTIEGILVLPAGEGPFPLLLNVHGGPVSAWRNRWGMAHGTRHPYTGLLAELGVASLHVNPRGSLGRGQDFIDRVRGDMVGLDVEDLMSGVDRLIEEGLVDGTRMAVTGNSYGGLMSAWLAARSTRFAAAIPTSPVVDCVSQHYTSNIPEFDELFLQDAVAAPGGEYWSRSPLTHINGATTPTLLTAGLLDRTTPPDQAVMFHQALRRRGVPTELVLYPRQGHGVSGFPDSTDFLTHLLTWLSRYIGLQPARG
- a CDS encoding helix-turn-helix domain-containing protein, which codes for MDSELQQIVDSLGRRLRRSVAIDDRNIRLLAYTSHRADVDDARTESVMRRAVPQALVRHVHSAGAHEAQGFFTVPSLPEHGLSVERIGLPIRHDHALLGFLWLLASDGPVTAQEAEAVEQAARAAAQVLHREQFLGELSRGRERELVRDLLSQEPRLRGEASDRLIDEELVVIGPVVVLVVSVGHQDGEPLSERDRLAVTVGLLRGRQRLPPRTAIQLTRPDHGILVMIRTGARREVDAVAETIHREVCVESGRAAGEWQVGIGGERSGLLDARASFSEAKRAAEVAGVVRILGPIVRYSGLGVYGLLAELPQDRLSRSIHPGVLRLIEHDAASADDSLVSTLEAFLDNAGNVKQTAAQLCIHRASVYYRLERIAKLADVDLSKGDDRLALHIGLKVSQLIGLR